One segment of Vibrio gazogenes DNA contains the following:
- the crl gene encoding sigma factor-binding protein Crl, whose protein sequence is MPGLSKEPTYHRLNAAFKLLGPYLREEQYQSGTYQFDCLAVCVDDKKSPEVREFWGWWMSLSHTDEQQFEAKYAIGRYDHVGNWVLEEPQPKALAEVHRTQKAFHEKLETLLNDKFGYALVTCDPLLVDK, encoded by the coding sequence ATGCCAGGATTGAGCAAGGAACCAACCTACCACCGACTGAATGCAGCCTTTAAATTGTTAGGTCCATATTTGAGAGAAGAACAGTATCAGAGTGGCACTTATCAATTTGATTGTTTGGCTGTTTGCGTCGATGATAAAAAATCACCGGAAGTGAGGGAATTTTGGGGGTGGTGGATGTCATTATCACACACGGATGAACAGCAGTTTGAAGCAAAATATGCGATTGGGCGATATGATCACGTCGGAAACTGGGTCCTTGAAGAGCCTCAACCTAAGGCATTAGCAGAAGTTCATCGAACTCAAAAAGCGTTCCACGAAAAGCTTGAAACGTTACTCAATGATAAATTTGGCTATGCGCTAGTCACCTGCGATCCTCTGTTAGTCGATAAATAA
- the proB gene encoding glutamate 5-kinase: MAIEQPENERQSKTIIIKLGTSVLTGGTLALDRAQMVELVRQCAELKRQGHAVVLVSSGAIAAGREHLDYPALPNTIASKQLLAAVGQSQLIQVWESLFSIYDLKIGQMLLTRADLEDRERFLNARDTVNSLIAHDIIPIVNENDAVATVEIKVGDNDNLSALVGILCGADKLLLLTDQSGLFTADPRKDPNAELIREVKKIDDTLRKIAGGSGTTLGTGGMATKLQAADIARRAGIEVIIASGRAPNVISDSLSEHPQGTRFLPLEEALENRKRWILAGPAASGEIMIDDGAVNAVVFQGSSLLAKGIIGIYGVFSRGDVAIILNQSRQVIARGISSYSSQDLEIIQGKHSKEINELLGHDYGSEVVHRDDMVVIQE; the protein is encoded by the coding sequence ATGGCGATAGAACAACCTGAAAACGAACGACAATCAAAAACAATTATTATCAAGTTGGGAACCAGTGTTCTGACTGGCGGGACGCTAGCGCTTGATCGGGCACAAATGGTAGAGCTTGTCCGGCAGTGTGCTGAGCTGAAGCGGCAAGGGCATGCAGTTGTCTTAGTCTCTTCGGGGGCAATCGCTGCCGGAAGGGAACATCTTGACTATCCGGCATTGCCGAATACGATCGCAAGTAAGCAATTGCTGGCAGCCGTCGGTCAAAGCCAGCTCATACAGGTCTGGGAATCTCTATTCTCGATTTACGATCTCAAAATCGGTCAGATGTTACTGACTCGTGCTGATTTAGAAGATCGTGAACGTTTTTTAAATGCACGAGATACCGTGAATTCGTTAATCGCCCATGACATTATTCCAATCGTGAATGAAAACGATGCTGTCGCAACCGTTGAAATTAAAGTGGGTGATAATGACAACCTATCCGCGTTAGTCGGTATATTATGTGGTGCAGATAAACTTCTGCTTTTAACCGATCAATCGGGACTTTTTACAGCAGACCCGCGTAAAGATCCAAATGCTGAGTTGATTCGGGAAGTCAAAAAAATTGATGATACGCTGCGGAAAATTGCAGGGGGAAGCGGTACGACACTCGGTACTGGCGGCATGGCAACTAAGTTACAAGCCGCAGATATTGCTCGTCGGGCTGGTATTGAAGTGATTATTGCTTCAGGGCGGGCACCAAATGTGATTTCGGATTCATTGAGCGAACATCCTCAAGGGACGCGTTTCTTACCATTGGAAGAAGCGTTGGAGAATCGCAAGCGTTGGATTCTGGCCGGGCCGGCAGCATCTGGCGAAATTATGATTGATGATGGCGCCGTGAACGCAGTTGTTTTTCAGGGAAGTAGCCTGCTGGCGAAAGGGATTATCGGTATTTATGGTGTGTTTTCCCGAGGTGATGTGGCCATTATTCTCAATCAGTCACGGCAGGTGATCGCCCGAGGGATTTCTTCCTATTCCAGTCAGGATCTAGAGATTATTCAGGGAAAACATAGTAAAGAAATTAATGAACTGCTGGGGCATGATTATGGTTCCGAAGTTGTACATCGGGATGATATGGTCGTGATTCAGGAATAA